One stretch of Actinacidiphila sp. DG2A-62 DNA includes these proteins:
- a CDS encoding DUF3631 domain-containing protein, whose amino-acid sequence MNEGTAPDHTPAAPGQSPPPPPTSTWPPVALPGGGRQPTPTAAGPHALASLPAPAPAPAPIPEEPTGPAEIPDAPASEGGELLVRLRALIARFVVLPSEHALDAVTLWVAATHLQGAWQHAPRLAVVGPAKRCGKSRLLDVLAETVHAPVLTVNSTPAAVFRSITEEPPTLLVDEADTIFGSPKMAEKNEEMRGLLNAGHQRERYVLRVVGSDHTPRRFHTFAMAAIAGIGDLPDTIMDRSIVIRMRRRADGEHVWPYRTKRDSPALRAMRTDLARWTKPLADRALHLEPAMPVEDRAADTWEPLVITADLAGGPWPRRARQACAGLVAAEAASEEDQPGGARILADIRRVFHAGGDPDSMPTDQLLFALNADPEAPWAEWGRGGLTPRGLAGMLREFGITSGNVRMGDSTQRKGYMRNKFADAWRRYCPTVHPTPARATSPR is encoded by the coding sequence GTGAACGAGGGTACTGCCCCCGACCACACCCCCGCAGCCCCCGGCCAGAGCCCACCCCCACCGCCCACCAGCACCTGGCCACCCGTCGCGCTTCCAGGGGGCGGCCGACAGCCGACACCGACGGCGGCCGGGCCGCACGCCCTCGCCTCCCTGCCAGCACCGGCACCGGCACCAGCGCCGATCCCAGAAGAGCCAACCGGTCCTGCGGAGATACCCGACGCGCCGGCGAGTGAGGGCGGCGAGCTGCTGGTGCGGTTGCGGGCGCTGATCGCCCGGTTCGTGGTGCTGCCGTCCGAGCATGCGCTGGATGCGGTCACGTTGTGGGTGGCCGCTACGCATCTGCAGGGCGCGTGGCAGCATGCTCCGCGCCTGGCGGTGGTGGGTCCTGCGAAGCGGTGCGGGAAGTCGCGGCTGCTGGATGTGCTGGCCGAGACCGTTCACGCGCCGGTGCTGACGGTGAACTCCACGCCGGCGGCGGTGTTCCGCTCGATCACCGAGGAGCCGCCGACGCTGCTGGTGGACGAGGCCGACACGATCTTCGGCAGTCCGAAGATGGCCGAGAAGAACGAGGAGATGCGCGGCCTGCTCAACGCCGGCCACCAGCGCGAACGCTACGTGCTGCGGGTGGTGGGCAGCGACCACACCCCGCGCCGGTTCCACACCTTCGCCATGGCCGCCATCGCCGGGATCGGCGACCTGCCGGACACGATCATGGACCGGTCCATCGTGATCCGGATGCGCCGCCGCGCCGACGGCGAGCACGTCTGGCCGTACCGCACCAAGCGCGACAGCCCCGCCCTGCGCGCGATGCGCACCGACCTGGCCCGCTGGACCAAGCCCCTGGCCGACCGGGCCCTGCACCTGGAACCGGCGATGCCGGTCGAAGACCGGGCCGCGGACACGTGGGAGCCGCTGGTCATCACCGCCGACCTCGCCGGCGGCCCCTGGCCCCGGCGGGCCCGTCAGGCGTGCGCCGGCCTGGTCGCCGCCGAGGCCGCGTCGGAGGAGGACCAGCCCGGCGGCGCGCGCATCCTCGCCGACATCCGCCGCGTCTTCCACGCCGGCGGCGACCCCGACAGCATGCCCACCGACCAGCTGCTGTTCGCCCTCAACGCCGACCCCGAAGCCCCCTGGGCCGAGTGGGGCCGCGGCGGCCTGACCCCGCGCGGCCTCGCGGGCATGCTCCGCGAGTTCGGCATCACCTCCGGCAACGTCCGCATGGGCGACAGCACCCAGCGCAAGGGCTACATGCGCAACAAGTTCGCCGACGCCTGGCGCCGCTACTGCCCCACCGTCCACCCCACCCCGGCGAGAGCAACCAGCCCCCGCTGA
- a CDS encoding SpdA protein: MPTTPPDHQPVATGALARTTITTVMAVIAALAFIFSFGNVWALALRPATRLMHLCGLLTLALNTAQPLLARHYARAALDTVAPALLLGWATVGPTLLHHLHTPPAEQRPAPAAPVVAATLPPRAPTAAPARARPPGKPTPAAPGKRTGRPPAATMTQLIAIARPAVAQHGLTTAVVKQALRDTATPISSARLTQLMQHLKNEHHPAPPEPEREREPARAHPAQT, encoded by the coding sequence ATGCCCACCACCCCGCCCGACCACCAGCCGGTCGCCACGGGTGCCCTCGCCCGCACGACCATCACCACCGTGATGGCAGTCATCGCCGCACTCGCCTTCATCTTCAGCTTCGGCAACGTCTGGGCCCTCGCCCTGCGCCCCGCCACCCGCCTGATGCACCTGTGCGGCCTGCTCACCCTCGCCCTCAACACCGCCCAGCCCCTCCTGGCCCGCCACTACGCCCGCGCCGCCCTCGACACCGTCGCCCCCGCCCTCCTCCTCGGCTGGGCAACCGTCGGCCCCACCCTCCTGCACCACCTCCACACACCACCTGCAGAGCAACGCCCAGCGCCCGCAGCCCCGGTGGTGGCCGCCACCCTGCCGCCACGAGCCCCCACCGCAGCCCCAGCCCGCGCTCGGCCGCCGGGCAAGCCCACACCCGCGGCGCCGGGCAAACGCACCGGACGCCCACCCGCGGCCACCATGACCCAGCTCATCGCCATCGCCCGGCCCGCCGTCGCCCAGCACGGCCTCACCACCGCCGTCGTCAAACAAGCCCTGCGCGACACCGCAACACCGATCAGCAGCGCCCGCCTCACCCAACTCATGCAACACCTCAAGAACGAACACCACCCCGCGCCACCGGAGCCGGAGCGGGAGCGGGAACCCGCGCGAGCGCACCCCGCCCAGACCTGA
- a CDS encoding plasmid mobilization protein, with protein MPSEIGGPRRRLREARLRARRVHPRYSETEFALLERAAKASRMKIGGYVAEASLAAARAEDPTAGVADYRALIKSLMAANRQLAGVGNNLNQLTWHLNKDGPWPADETVGRLLNRVEAAIAEVDAAIARVTER; from the coding sequence GTGCCGTCCGAGATCGGGGGTCCGCGCCGTCGCCTGCGCGAAGCGCGTCTGCGTGCCCGCCGCGTCCATCCCCGCTATAGCGAAACCGAGTTCGCTCTTCTCGAACGCGCCGCCAAGGCAAGCCGCATGAAGATCGGCGGCTATGTCGCCGAAGCCTCCCTCGCCGCCGCACGCGCGGAAGACCCCACAGCGGGCGTGGCGGATTACCGGGCCCTGATCAAGTCATTGATGGCCGCCAACCGCCAACTCGCCGGAGTCGGCAACAACCTCAACCAGCTCACCTGGCACCTCAACAAGGACGGCCCCTGGCCTGCTGACGAGACGGTCGGCAGGCTCCTGAACCGTGTCGAGGCTGCGATCGCCGAAGTCGACGCCGCCATCGCCCGCGTGACGGAGCGATGA
- a CDS encoding mobilization protein: MIPKIILGKGSSRRLIAYLFGKGTANEHVDPHLVASWNDFAPDPGRSPHRGRKEVEDQLAAQLDQPVAMLGSRAPKTTIWHCPVRAAPEDPILTDAQWAQIARRIVAAAGIAPDGDVEACRWVAVRHADDHIHIAGTLVRQDGRRARRDHDIRAVQREARRIEVDYGLRRLKAGDGTAAKRPTSKEHFKAARLGQDATSREILRTRVRRAVAAASTETEFFALLEAQGVTVRPKTGPSGDALGYSVALPGETNKHGEPVWFSGSTLSGDLSLPKVRERLNASAPQGVPRPSGNPWHEATAAAERIPDHLTRGSEQVAQGQLAALGGALDLLSVTAPDTIQADVKRASAAFERATRSRIAADHASARVLRRSIQAIWNDPARRADDTGLAMLLDAMLIAVAYGMHWHRTRRHAQQEAAAQQALLHLQAAAAEAAGPALDSLAHRSPAPQHQQRYAHHLRQAAPEHVERILADPAWAALTAALVEAEAKGHNPRTLLDRALGQRSLDDARSPARALTWRIKRLGDHHAPSPRAQAALARSTARRPAPKDDTPRTGPTPPTAPTARRR; the protein is encoded by the coding sequence GTGATACCGAAGATCATCCTCGGCAAGGGCAGCAGCCGTCGCCTCATTGCCTACCTGTTCGGCAAGGGCACCGCCAACGAGCATGTCGACCCTCATCTGGTCGCCTCCTGGAACGACTTCGCCCCCGATCCCGGCCGCAGCCCGCACCGCGGGCGGAAGGAGGTCGAGGACCAACTGGCCGCCCAGCTCGACCAGCCCGTGGCGATGCTGGGAAGTCGGGCACCGAAGACGACCATCTGGCACTGCCCGGTCCGCGCCGCTCCGGAAGATCCGATCCTGACCGATGCCCAATGGGCGCAGATCGCCCGCAGGATCGTCGCCGCCGCCGGCATCGCCCCCGACGGCGACGTCGAAGCGTGCCGGTGGGTGGCGGTCCGGCACGCCGACGACCACATCCACATCGCCGGCACCCTCGTGCGACAGGACGGCCGCCGCGCGCGCCGCGACCACGACATCCGCGCCGTCCAGCGGGAAGCCCGCAGGATCGAGGTCGACTACGGGCTCCGGCGGCTCAAAGCCGGCGACGGCACCGCGGCCAAACGCCCCACGAGCAAGGAGCACTTCAAGGCCGCACGGCTGGGCCAGGACGCCACCAGCCGCGAGATCCTGCGCACCCGCGTACGGCGCGCGGTAGCCGCCGCCTCCACCGAGACCGAGTTCTTCGCGCTGCTGGAAGCGCAGGGCGTGACCGTACGGCCGAAGACCGGCCCGTCCGGCGACGCCCTCGGCTACAGCGTCGCCTTGCCGGGTGAGACGAACAAGCACGGCGAGCCCGTGTGGTTCTCCGGCTCGACGCTCTCAGGCGATCTCTCCCTGCCCAAGGTCCGGGAGCGTCTGAACGCGTCCGCGCCGCAGGGAGTCCCTCGTCCTTCGGGCAATCCCTGGCACGAGGCCACCGCCGCCGCTGAGCGCATCCCCGACCACCTGACCCGTGGCAGTGAGCAGGTGGCCCAAGGCCAGTTGGCCGCCCTCGGCGGAGCGCTGGATCTGCTCTCCGTCACCGCTCCGGACACGATCCAGGCCGACGTCAAACGAGCCTCCGCCGCGTTCGAACGCGCCACCAGGTCCCGCATCGCCGCCGACCACGCCAGCGCCCGTGTCCTGCGACGAAGCATCCAGGCGATCTGGAACGACCCCGCACGACGCGCGGACGACACCGGCCTGGCCATGCTGCTGGACGCCATGCTCATCGCCGTCGCCTACGGAATGCACTGGCACCGCACACGCCGGCACGCCCAGCAGGAAGCAGCCGCCCAACAGGCTCTCCTTCACCTGCAAGCTGCCGCCGCCGAAGCAGCCGGGCCCGCGCTGGACAGCCTCGCCCACCGCTCACCGGCCCCGCAGCACCAGCAGCGCTACGCCCACCACCTCCGACAGGCGGCCCCCGAACACGTCGAGCGGATCCTCGCCGATCCGGCATGGGCGGCGCTCACCGCTGCACTCGTCGAGGCGGAGGCCAAAGGCCACAACCCACGCACCCTGCTCGACCGGGCCCTCGGCCAGCGCAGCCTCGACGACGCCCGCAGCCCCGCCCGGGCCCTCACCTGGCGCATCAAACGCCTGGGCGACCACCACGCGCCCAGCCCCCGCGCCCAAGCAGCCCTCGCCCGCAGCACGGCACGGCGCCCCGCACCGAAGGACGACACGCCCCGGACCGGACCGACTCCCCCGACCGCGCCGACGGCTCGACGGCGCTGA